The following proteins come from a genomic window of Alosa sapidissima isolate fAloSap1 chromosome 22, fAloSap1.pri, whole genome shotgun sequence:
- the golgb1 gene encoding golgin subfamily B member 1, which yields MLSRLAQGVNSVLQELSGEEPPDETSQEGGLVPQPLPDGGDEEAAPLGELGAPADETLERLAQTEQLVVQLKELIREKDNQLASTERRLKEEKEAGDARFTKLKLQAKAKMAALNKQIGELKGQEGLNVSQSSEGSFTVAPGVEEELQQLRAKLQEEESASRALQERLGAAEQLLNEKEQGHAEQVCRLQAVIGEKDVRFQEQIQKHEEELLRVSAQAPADTELQQALRSSQRRVEELEESLHSRQQVLEMLQQELNSADQQKQILTAQFRQMEQELADMCRQREEERQQWTQHVAQMQVDLGALRAGLEASERQREEAAAHQETEAQQRAAEMEELRAQLAAAGTERENNNGFKGELVALRASLEFALGEREEVMRTMEEHAEARDAELVMLRERLAVAETEKEERVRREGEEVQRLEVELAALRKSLEAGKETQGEGVQLKDTLGQLWRRLHSLTAGPVEGLVEEDEGAAAASSIPSDPAECLAALQALEAMMQRLRSEREEREAQLDQVTVSMASLRGQLDKNTTEREEAIARIQELEQQINNQVTGESARGHVTDQSQEDLMRADTGTAEGQVEVNSLQSNILALEQQLQEKENELVFLKEQLAISSQQIIECQEPGNDQSNEATSLMQDSTGALPDLLDDTTEEETTLVADESSIMYTSADNESSPELIQPPTESPGESKGASSDEMVTSSDSEVAHNSWTLLEAVNQEGGQDWPSVMQDLSQLHMQSWEETAEQDRSTSSIVQVESSSVIIRETVQVNVSQQMASLVDVESGPSQAFAQVLADELQKKYSELLAELERLRASASQTEEKAQGLEEQLRSVTISREEAETRALSYEEELRVVKAEMDMLAQQRDAVKVLEEQLASLESDSQTKEQKILGLQADLEQAQCSLAEQEGQARMLSAQLEDKELSAAELERKLEEVEARLLEVTQAEELAETSLCEKTAEIEDLQMQLSEKKQEMIELNDSISAKLQQSGEEKFQVSSEVKKLKQQILEMESMSAEQRKTEGKEDVTHDSEELAGLRKEKEGLLQQVSTMKKDGDLIKRKLQAALVQRKDLMKKVAAFEAQAEKSKEQGEVAEVKTCGSPTDEIREKEEEIQRMKVLLEEARETKRCKEEALEKLEHQMSEQEKALIAVNAENQRLAEEVNSMSQSKGQVPQDEEEKANLQIKIGSLESELERLQKKLQDAEEARKDTIRKAKEKDRHHREQLKQQREDHSAFLERFEAQSGQLDDLLNRLKELEDLQMLRVDEEAAPQKVQAEPLVEKSEKSVSSDWAQEDWVDFAAPETEAQQKEAEDQTSSLTPASIPTPAVKSSENEATFKALREEIEAEQASRVELEGCLKETQNSLSLREAEILELGKELQMLKEKDKQIDMLCNELEVLREKCVQAEAHAEMLKKEVEEVTTAAKASFSDSAAPLALLQAEAEEFKQFLNDKNDEIMNLSQQLSDQNSLLQKMQETVSEKDQLINSLKENLTAEQEKSQRLEAEVPLRQEEEKGSNAKLQQLQRKLQAALISRKEVLKENSTLKEEHAAAEKTVVELQKKLEDGEAELSKLRAERERLIEEVDRSLVENQSLGASCESLKLAMDSLLSEKEASRQQAELVKEETAQASREWEEKVQGMKDEYETLLKSYENVSDEAERVRRVLEAARQERQELAAKARAHESARQEAEKMAEEAQKEVNAVKDKMRKFAKTKQQKILELEEENERLREQDERGGIRRDDRELKKELQRVKEELETLKAELDSTKTQRDSLEQQTVELMQQLSEEKERVMSEISSSSTSVPVEEVVVAQASVVLTEMNQDVPDSPPQSTTDVDDQKELPPQSESSMESGPEPVESAEETPKIEAIEDAQDPTQDSMREVETSLQTAQDTVKELEAALEAEKQSRAEREAEITSQLTSLEQQLAEAKGKENVLKEEISKREEQLKELHTTLEAEKDDLEERLMNQLAQLNGSIAGYQQEAADSRDRLADFQREVERLEHERAELEALAESEKDRSCRLEEDKRQAQRERAEAEAESGKQRELEQKLKSAQRVKEGSQSRAKQLEELLREKQLEVRQMQKDCIQYQERISELGKETKALLLNRDEIKAELEASRQETTKALEEKAKTEQELSEYKGELEETQKAASLAQAESAALKETALKREAEIKAEAEETLDEVRYRLGAEMKHLELRLEESYRERERDEDVIQEVRQVADVSKREAQGMKARLDESLARLAAFSRSMSSLQDDRDRVLDEARQWENRFHSALQGKEAEVQTAEKKVNDLSEQLLKETSQKEELQLSLERLQNAEAEWQARWDEVEKKHGDIVATLEKERGDLKESLTQAESSLAQARSQLTTLETEVEGQHHRTSALEEAVGKLQGELNEARAQLREREAEERRLGLSLEQLETDLRSSKNLTESLQAELSEKEKREVELLGEKEQAVTVAVEEARREADMRAETAEKEVEVRREEVRDLEEKLHRTEEDGKHSKARLEAFTKAMGSLQDDRDRVLSQYKQLEERHLQVMMEKDGLIQEAAGENNSLKEEIRTLLVQRDDLHAEKAKLAAQLHSYRDDLNQVLSMKDSQHRQLLAAQKEQISALEREKQDLEAVVRDLGSRGHLAGGEVEEEGVVAVERETLSRAGAERRRQEVQDAPGAEVEKLREQLEVARTRAEELEEMLAAEREAQGANSKELNELRWEGGVMRTETETAAERVAELARDLVVIEQKLLEEKEAAAKLRAENESFGRAMSSLQDARDGAVSEAKELRRKMEEMSKGGQKQQAPSSGGSKGEVWGLKNALSALQNERERLLEHLHKQDAELGLLRSGDVAKVIQELAEERKKAGERVEMMGKEMKEKDAQHETAKRELEVLRLEQVDWQAQAELLKQQTLVTLSDRDQQLRQLTAMLEEARAQQPKVTQEHYQREENQADSAPGGPQEKSENYRAEVLELQRRLDEEQEQRTVVEEQLMAAQDRLKWYAQGELQSASETSVLIEPPEGAVTRSRSGGPGLVRMLRASLCSRQRTPLLVSLYLLTVHVLLLMCVGGYL from the exons GAGGGCGGCCTGGTCCCCCAGCCCCTGCctgatggtggtgatgaggaGGCGGCCCCGCTTGGGGAGCTCGGGGCCCCGGCTGACGAAACCCTGGAGAGGCTGGCCCAGACGGAGCAGCTGGTGGTCCAGCTGAAGGAGCTGATTAGGGAGAAGGACAACCAGCTGGCCAGCACCGAGAGGCGGCTTAAG GAGGAAAAAGAAGCAGGGGATGCACGTTTCACAAAGCTCAAGCTTCAGGCCAAAGCCAAGATGGCTGCTCTGAACAAACAGATAGGCGAGCTGAAAGGACAGGAGGGGCTCAACGTCAGTCAG AGCTCGGAGGGCTCCTTTACAGTGGCGCCGGGCGTGGAGGAAGAGCTCCAACAGCTCCGAGCCAAACTCCAGGAGGAGGAGTCGGCTTCCAGGGCCCTGCAGGAGCGACTTGGCGCGGCCGAGCAGCTCCTGAATGAAAAGGAACAGGGTCACGCCGAACAG GTGTGTCGGCTGCAGGCGGTGATCGGAGAGAAGGACGTCCGCTTTCAGGAGCAGATCCAGAAACACGAGGAGGAGCTGCTCCGAGTGTCAGCCCAGGCCCCAGCTGATACGGAGCTGCAGCAG GCACTGCGGTCATCGCAGCGACgggtggaggagctggaggagtcGCTACATTCACGCCAGCAGGTTCTGGAGATGCTGCAACAGGAGCTCAACAGTGCTGATCAACAgaaacag ATCCTGACTGCACAGTTCCGTCAGATGGAGCAGGAGCTGGCCGACATGTGCaggcagagggaggaggagaggcagcaGTGGACCCAGCATGTGGCCCAGATGCAGGTTGACCTGGGCGCCTTGAGGGCCGGCCTGGAGGCCTccgagaggcagagggaggaggCCGCGGCGCATCAGGAGACCGAGGCCCAGCAGCGGGCTGCGGAGATGGAGGAGCTCCGGGCACAGCTGGCCGCCGCAGGAACGGAGAGGGAAAATAACAACGGTTTCAAGGGCGAGCTGGTTGCGTTGCGAGCCAGTTTGGAGTTTGCGCTGGGCGAGCGGGAGGAGGTGATGAGAACGATGGAAGAGCACGCAGAGGCGAGAGATGCGGAGCTGGTTATGCTCCGCGAGCGGCTGGCTGTGgcggagacagagaaggaggaaaGGGTGAGGAGAGAAGGCGAGGAGGTGCAGAGGCTTGAGGTCGAGCTGGCTGCCCTCAGAAAGAGCCTGGAGGCAGGGAAGGAGACGCAGGGTGAAGGAGTCCAGCTCAAGGACACCCTGGGACAGCTGTGGAGGCGGCTGCACTCTCTGACCGCGGGGCCTGTGGAGGGGCTGGTGGAGGAAGACGAGGGGGCAGCGGCAGCATCATCCATCCCCAGCGACCCCGCTGAGTGTCTGGCTGCCCTTCAGGCTCTGGAGGCCATGATGCAGCGTCTGAGATCAGagcgggaggagagagaggcacagcTGGACCAGGTCACAGTCAGCATGGCCTCTCTCAGAG GACAACTGGATAAAAACACAACTGAAAGGGAAGAAGCAATTGCCAGGATACAGGAACTggaacaacaaataaacaatcaG GTCACCGGTGAGTCAGCAAGAGGGCATGTGACTGACCAGTCCCAGGAGGATTTGATGAGGGCGGACACAG GTACAGCAGAAGGACAAGTTGAGGTTAACAGTCTGCAATCAAACATCTTGGCCTTGGAGCAGcagctgcaagagaaagagaatgaactTGTTTTCCTCAAGGAGCAGCTTGCCATCTCAAGTCAGCAAATAATCGAATGCCAAGAGCCTGGTAACGACCAGAGCAATGAGGCCACCTCTCTAATGCAAGACAGCACTGGAGCCCTGCCAGACCTCCTAGACGACACAACAGAGGAGGAAACAACTCTTGTGGCAGACGAGTCATCCATTATGTACACCTCTGCTGATAATGAGAGCAGTCCTGAACTCATTCAGCCTCCGACTGAATCCCCGGGAGAGTCCAAAGGTGCTTCCTCAGATGAGATGGTCACTAGCAGTGACTCTGAAGTGGCCCACAACAGCTGGACCCTCTTGGAGGCTGTCAACCAGGAAGGTGGTCAGGACTGGCCTTCTGTAATGCAAGACCTAAGCCAGCTGCATATGCAGTCTTGGGAGGAAACTGCTGAGCAGGATAGGTCCACTTCCTCCATAGTGCAGGTGGAGTCATCCTCAGTTATCATCCGAGAGACAGTACAGGTTAACGTAAGCCAGCAGATGGCCTCCCTTGTGGATGTAGAGTCTGGTCCGAGCCAAGCTTTTGCTCAAGTCTTGGCAGATGAGCTCCAGAAGAAGTACAGTGAACTGCTGGCTGAGCTGGAGAGACTAAGAGCTTCAGCTTCTCAAACTGAAGAAAAGGCCCAGGGGCTTGAAGAGCAGCTCCGGTCTGTCACTATCAGCAGGGAAGAGGCAGAGACCAGGGCTCTAAGCTATGAGGAGGAACTGAGGGTTGTTAAGGCTGAGATGGACATGCTGGCTCAGCAGAGGGATGCAGTGAAGGTCCTGGAAGAGCAGCTGGCCAGTTTGGAGTCGGACTCTCAAACCAAAGAGCAGAAGATCCTTGGTCTGCAGGCAGACTTGGAACAGGCTCAGTGTTCGCTTGCTGAGCAAGAGGGCCAGGCTAGGATGCTTAGTGCCCAGCTGGAGGACAAGGAGCTCAGCGCTGCTGAGCTGGAGAGGAAACTTGAGGAGGTGGAGGCAAGACTGTTGGAGGTCACCCAGGCTGAAGAGCTGGCAGAGACCTCCCTCTGTGAAAAAACGGCAGAGATTGAAGACCTGCAGATGCAACTGTCTGAGAAGAAACAGGAGATGATTGAGCTCAATGACAGCATAAGTGCCAAACTGCAGCAATCTGGCGAGGAGAAGTTCCAGGTCTCCAGTGAGGTCAAGAAGCTCAAACAGCAGATTTTGGAGATGGAGAGTATGTCTGCTGAGCAGAGGAAAACAGAAGGCAAGGAGGATGTTACCCATGACAGTGAAGAGCTTGCAGGCTTgcgaaaagagaaagagggctTGTTACAGCAGGTGTCTACTATGAAAAAGGACGGAGACTTGATTAAAAGGAAACTTCAGGCAGCTCTGGTGCAGCGTAAGGACCTAATGAAGAAAGTTGCTGCTTTTGAGGCGCAAGCAGAGAAAAGCAAAGAGCAAGGTGAAGTTGCAGAGGTTAAAACCTGTGGCTCTCCAACTGATGagatcagagagaaagaggaggagatacAGAGAATGAAAGTGTTACTAGAAGAAGCCAGAGAGACTAAAAGGTGCAAAGAAGAGGCACTGGAGAAGCTTGAACATCAAATGTCAGAGCAGGAGAAAGCCTTGATTGCTGTAAATGCAGAAAATCAGAGACTGGCCGAGGAGGTGAACAGTATGAGCCAAAGCAAGGGCCAAGTGCCACAAGATGAAGAAGAGAAGGCAAATCTGCAAATCAAAATAGGGTCCCTAGAATCTGAGCTTGAAAGGCTTCAGAAGAAGCTTCAGGATGCTGAGGAGGCACGCAAGGACACCATCCGCAAAGCTAAAGAGAAAGATCGCCACCACCGTGAGCAGCTGAAACAACAGAGAGAAGACCACAGCGCCTTTTTGGAGCGCTTTGAGGCTCAGAGTGGACAGTTGGATGACTTGCTCAATCGACTGAAGGAGCTGGAGGACCTGCAGATGCTGAGAGTGGATGAGGAGGCAGCACCGCAGAAAGTTCAAGCTGAACCTCTGGTCGAAAAGTCAGAGAAATCAGTTTCCAGCGATTGGGCCCAGGAAGACTGGGTGGACTTTGCTGCTCCTGAGACAGAGGCACAGCAGAAAGAAGCAGAGGACCAGACATCATCTTTAACACCAGCTTCAATACCAACACCAGCAGTGAAAAGCAGTGAAAATGAGGCTACCTTCAAAGCTCTCAGGGAGGAAATTGAAGCTGAGCAGGCTTCCCGTGTGGAGCTAGAGGGCTGCTTGAAGGAGACCCAGAATTCTCTGTCACTCAGAGAGGCTGAGATTCTTGAGCTAGGTAAAGAGCTACAGATGCTGAAAGAAAAGGACAAGCAGATTGATATGCTTTGTAATGAATTGGAAGTCCTAAGGGAAAAATGTGTCCAGGCTGAGGCACATGCGGAAATGCTGAAAAAGGAAGTTGAAGAGGTCACGACGGCGGCCAAGGCGAGCTTCTCCGACTCGGCTGCTCCCTTGGCCTTGCTGCAGGCTGAAGCGGAAGAGTTCAAGCAGTTCTTAAATGACAAGAATGATGAGATCATGAATCTAAGCCAGCAGTTGTCTGACCAGAACAGTCTACTTCAGAAGATGCAAGAGACTGTGTCTGAGAAGGACCAGCTCATTAACTCTCTCAAGGAAAATTTGACAGCAGAACAGGAGAAGAGTCAGCGGCTCGAGGCCGAGGTCCCCttgaggcaggaggaggagaagggcagCAATGCTAAACTCCAACAGCTGCAGCGAAAGCTTCAAGCCGCTCTCATTTCTCGAAAGGAAGTTTTGAAAGAGAACTCAACACTAAAGGAAGAGCATGCTGCTGCGGAGAAGACTGTGGTGGAGCTACAGAAGAAACTTGAGGATGGAGAGGCAGAGCTTAGCAAGCTGAGAGCGGAAAGGGAGAGGCTGATCGAGGAAGTGGATCGAAGCCTAGTTGAGAACCAGAGCCTGGGAGCTTCCTGTGAAAGCCTCAAGTTAGCCATGGATAGCTTGCTGAGTGAGAAGGAAGCTTCTAGACAGCAGGCTGAATTAGTTAAAGAGGAAACTGCACAAGCATCCCGCGAATGGGAGGAAAAGGTGCAAGGCATGAAAGATGAGTATGAAACTCTGTTGAAATCCTATGAGAACGTCAGCGATGAGGCAGAGCGAGTGAGACGAGTTCTTGAAGCTGCTCGTCAGGAGAGGCAGGAGTTGGCTGCCAAGGCCCGTGCCCATGAAAGTGCCCGACAAGAAGCTGAGAAAATGGCTGAGGAAGCACAGAAGGAGGTAAATGCTGTGAAGGACAAGATGAGGAAGTTTGCAAAGACCAAACAGCAGAAGATTTTGGAACTAGAGGAGGAGAATGAACGGCTCAGGGAACAAGATGAAAGGGGTGGGATTAGAAGGGACGACAGGGAGTTGAAGAAGGAACTCCAGAGAGTTAAGGAGGAGTTGGAAACACTCAAAGCTGAGTTGGACTCTACCAAGACTCAGCGAGACTCTTTGGAACAGCAGACAGTAGAGCTGATGCAGCAGTTGagtgaagagaaggagagggtgaTGTCAGAGATATCATCCTCAAGCACAAGCGTTCCAGTGGAGGAGGTGGTAGTGGCACAGGCAAGTGTAGTGCTGACTGAAATGAACCAGGATGTACCTGATAGTCCACCACAGTCTACCACAGATGTTGATGATCAGAAGGAGTTACCACCACAATCTGAATCATCTATGGAGTCTGGACCAGAACCAGTGGAGTCAGCAGAGGAGACACCAAAGATTGAGGCGATTGAAGATGCTCAGGACCCAACCCAGGACAGTATGAGGGAGGTGGAGACCTCGCTCCAAACAGCACAGGATACAGTGAAGGAGCTTGAGGCTGCCCTGGAGGCAGAAAAGCAGTCAAGGGCAGAACGAGAGGCTGAGATTACTTCTCAGCTAACCTCTCTAGAACAGCAATTAGCAGAAGCCAAAGGGAAAGAAAATGTCCTCAAAGAGGAGATCTCAAAGAGGGAAGAGCAGCTGAAAGAGCTTCACACTACCCTGGAAGCTGAGAAGGATGACCTGGAAGAGCGCCTGATGAACCAGCTCGCCCAACTCAACGGCAGCATCGCTGGCTACCAGCAAGAGGCAGCCGACAGTAGGGACCGCTTAGCAGACTTCCAGCGAGAGGTTGAGAGGCTGGAGCATGAACGAGCAGAACTGGAAGCGCTGGCGGAGAGTGAGAAAGATCGATCATGCCGGTTAGAGGAGGACAAACGTCaggcacagagggagagagccgAGGCAGAGGCCGAGTCAGGGAAACAAAGGGAGCTAGAGCAGAAGCTGAAGTCTGCCCAGAGGGTTAAGGAGGGAAGCCAGAGCCGAGCCAAACAGCTAGAGGAGCTCTTGAGAGAGAAGCAGCTAGAGGTTCGCCAGATGCAGAAGGATTGCATACAGTATCAGGAGAGGATCAGCGAGCTTGGCAAGGAGACCAAAGCTCTGCTGCTGAACAGAGATGAGATCAAAGCGGAACTGGAGGCTTCTCGCCAGGAGACCACAAAGGCACTCGAGGAGAAGGCCAAGACAGAGCAGGAGCTGTCTGAATACAAAGGGGAGTTGGAGGAGACTCAGAAAGCAGCCAGTCTGGCACAAGCAGAGAGTGCAGCCTTAAAAGAGACGGCGCTTAAGCGGGAGGCTGAAATCAAAGCTGAAGCTGAGGAAACTCTCGATGAGGTGAGGTACCGCCTGGGAGCGGAGATGAAACACCTCGAGCTCCGACTGGAAGAGTCATACCGCGAGCGAGAAAGGGACGAAGATGTGATACAGGAGGTTCGACAAGTTGCTGACGTCTCCAAGAGAGAGGCCCAGGGAATGAAGGCCAGACTGGACGAGTCTCTGGCACGGCTGGCTGCATTCTCACGTTCCATGTCCTCTCTGCAAGATGATCGTGATAGAGTGCTGGATGAGGCCCGGCAGTGGGAGAACCGCTTCCACAGCGCCCTCCAGGGGAAGGAGGCAGAAGTGCAGACGGCAGAGAAAAAAGTGAATGATCTCAGCGAGCAACTGCTGAAGGAAACCTCACAAAAGGAAGAGCTGCAGCTGTCACTAGAAAG ACTGCAGAATGCAGAAGCAGAGTGGCAGGCCAGATGGGATGAAGTGGAAAAGAAGCACGGTGACATTGTGGCCACtctggagaaggagaggggggacCTGAAGGAGTCCCTTACCCAGGCTGAGAGCTCCCTGGCCCAGGCACGCTCCCAGCTGACCACCCTGGAAACTGAGGTGGAGGGGCAGCACCACAGGACGAGTGCTCTGGAGGAGGCTGTGGGGAAGCTGCAGGGAGAACTCAACGAGGCCAGGGCACagctgagggaaagagaggcagaggagaggaggctggGCCTGAGTCTGGAGCAGCTGGAGACTGATCTAAGGTCCTCCAAGAACCTGACCGAGTCACTGCAGGCTGAACTGAGTGAGAAGGAGAAGCGAGAAGTTGAGCTTTTAGGAGAAAAAGAGCAGGCCGTGACAGTG gctgtggaggaggcCCGGCGGGAAGCAGACATGAGAGCAGAGACAGCAGAGAAGGAGGTGgaagtgaggagagaggaggtgcgaGATCTGGAGGAGAAGCTCCACAGAACTGAAGAGGACGGCAAACACAGCAAAGCTCGTCTAGAGGCCTTCACCAAGGCCATGGGTTCCCTGCAGGATGACAGGGACCGTGTGCTCAGCCAATACAAACAGTTGGAGGAGCGCCATCTGCAG GTCATGATGGAGAAGGACGGGCTCATCCAGGAGGCTGCCGGCGAGAACAACAGCTTGAAGGAGGAGATCCGCACCCTGCTGGTCCAGCGCGACGACCTCCACGCCGAGAAGGCCAAGCTGGCTGCCCAGCTCCACAGCTACCGGGACGACCTGAACCAGGTACTCAGCATGAAGGACTCCCAGCACAGGCAGCTGCTGGCCGCCCAGAAGGAGCAAATCAGTGCCCTGGAGCGGGAGAAGCAGGACCTGGAGGCTGTGGTGCGGGACCTGGGTAGCCGGGGACACCTCGCAGGGGgtgaagtggaggaggagggggtggtcGCAGTGGAGAGGGAGACTCTGAGCCGGGCGGGCGCTGAGAGGAGGCGGCAGGAGGTGCAGGACGCACCTGGCGCAGAGGTGGAGAAGCTGAGGGAGCAGCTAGAGGTGGCCAGGACCCGGgcggaggagctggaggagatgcTGGCGGCGGAGCGGGAAGCGCAGGGGGCCAATTCGAAGGAGCTGAATGAGCTGCGCTGGGAGGGAGGCGTGATGCGGACGGAGACCGAGACGGCCGCGGAGCGGGTGGCCGAGCTCGCCCGCGACCTGGTGGTAATCGAGCAGAAGCTTCTggaagagaaggaggcggcTGCCAAGCTGCGGGCAGAGAACGAGTCATTCGGCCGTGCCATGAGCTCGCTGCAGGACGCCAGGGATGGGGCGGTCAGCGAGGCCAAGGAGCTGAGGCGCAAGATGGAGGAGATGTCAAAGGGAGGGCAGAAACAACAGGCTCCCTCCAGTGGTGGCTCAAAGGGAGAGGTATGGGGGCTGAAGAACGCCCTCTCAGCCCTGCAGAACGAAAGGGAGAGACTG CTGGAGCACTTGCACAAGCAGGACGCAGAGCTGGGCCTGCTACGCTCTGGGGATGTAGCCAAAGTGATCCAGGAGCTGGccgaggagaggaagaaggctGGTGAGAGGGTGGAGATGATGGGCAAAGAGATGAAGGAGAAGGACGCCCAGCATGAGACGGCCAAGCGGGAACTAGAGGTGCTAAG ACTGGAGCAGGTGGACTGGCAGGCCCAGGCGGAGCTCCTGAAGCAGCAGACGCTGGTCACGCTGTCCGACCGCGACCAGCAGCTGCGCCAGCTCACGGCCATGCTGGAGGAGGCTCGGGCTCAGCAGCCTAAAGTAACACAGGAGCACTAccagagagag